A window of the Lolium perenne isolate Kyuss_39 chromosome 7, Kyuss_2.0, whole genome shotgun sequence genome harbors these coding sequences:
- the LOC127301655 gene encoding uncharacterized protein isoform X1, translated as MSVVCSLTDKTEADVSWQAEVQEERDVATSRRSVSRYYHHRHTSLSYMDLSKREKQRSTQRQGRVETSVIRILQMDFFTQRGCFFRCSRMYAYVQMLVMMCVCGEVIIQRKFIDWIRLICLSQAQVQVRFSSKQECHCCCQNLELTRRRSLGSSPMVWSSILCAEPFWFAVFSAVCDIG; from the exons ATGTCGGTGGTTTGCTCGCTAACAGATAAGACCGAGGCTGATGTGAGCTGGCAGGCGGAGGTTCAAGAGGAGCGCGACGTTGCAACCTCCAGGCGTAGCGTTAGCCGCTACTATCACCATCGCCATACTTCTCTCAGCTACATGGAT CTTAGTAAACGAGAGAAACAGAGATCTACACAGCGGCAAGGCAGAGTTGAAACTTCT GTGATCCGGATATTACAGATGGATTTTTTCACACAGCGAGGATGTTTCTTTAGATGTTCAAGAATGTATGCTTATGTTCAAATGTTAGTTATGATGTGTGTGTGTGGTGAAGTAATTATCCAGCG CAAATTTATAGATTGGATTAGGCTGATATGCTTAAGCCAAGCTCAGGTTCAAGTGCGCTTCTCATCTAAACAAGAGTGCCATTGCTGTTGTCAAAATTTAG AACTCACAAGGAGGAGGTCGTTGGGGTCATCTCCAATGGTGTGGAGCTCCATCCTTTGCGCTGAACCGTTCTGGTTTGCCGTTTTTTCTGCAGTTTGTGACATCGGCTGA
- the LOC127301655 gene encoding uncharacterized protein isoform X2, whose protein sequence is MSVVCSLTDKTEADVSWQAEVQEERDVATSRRSVSRYYHHRHTSLSYMDLSKREKQRSTQRQGRVETSVIRILQMDFFTQRGCFFRCSRMYAYVQIKFIDWIRLICLSQAQVQVRFSSKQECHCCCQNLELTRRRSLGSSPMVWSSILCAEPFWFAVFSAVCDIG, encoded by the exons ATGTCGGTGGTTTGCTCGCTAACAGATAAGACCGAGGCTGATGTGAGCTGGCAGGCGGAGGTTCAAGAGGAGCGCGACGTTGCAACCTCCAGGCGTAGCGTTAGCCGCTACTATCACCATCGCCATACTTCTCTCAGCTACATGGAT CTTAGTAAACGAGAGAAACAGAGATCTACACAGCGGCAAGGCAGAGTTGAAACTTCT GTGATCCGGATATTACAGATGGATTTTTTCACACAGCGAGGATGTTTCTTTAGATGTTCAAGAATGTATGCTTATGTTCAAAT CAAATTTATAGATTGGATTAGGCTGATATGCTTAAGCCAAGCTCAGGTTCAAGTGCGCTTCTCATCTAAACAAGAGTGCCATTGCTGTTGTCAAAATTTAG AACTCACAAGGAGGAGGTCGTTGGGGTCATCTCCAATGGTGTGGAGCTCCATCCTTTGCGCTGAACCGTTCTGGTTTGCCGTTTTTTCTGCAGTTTGTGACATCGGCTGA
- the LOC127301655 gene encoding uncharacterized protein isoform X3 translates to MSVVCSLTDKTEADVSWQAEVQEERDVATSRRSVSRYYHHRHTSLSYMDLSKREKQRSTQRQGRVETSVIRILQMDFFTQRGCFFRCSRIKFIDWIRLICLSQAQVQVRFSSKQECHCCCQNLELTRRRSLGSSPMVWSSILCAEPFWFAVFSAVCDIG, encoded by the exons ATGTCGGTGGTTTGCTCGCTAACAGATAAGACCGAGGCTGATGTGAGCTGGCAGGCGGAGGTTCAAGAGGAGCGCGACGTTGCAACCTCCAGGCGTAGCGTTAGCCGCTACTATCACCATCGCCATACTTCTCTCAGCTACATGGAT CTTAGTAAACGAGAGAAACAGAGATCTACACAGCGGCAAGGCAGAGTTGAAACTTCT GTGATCCGGATATTACAGATGGATTTTTTCACACAGCGAGGATGTTTCTTTAGATGTTCAAGAAT CAAATTTATAGATTGGATTAGGCTGATATGCTTAAGCCAAGCTCAGGTTCAAGTGCGCTTCTCATCTAAACAAGAGTGCCATTGCTGTTGTCAAAATTTAG AACTCACAAGGAGGAGGTCGTTGGGGTCATCTCCAATGGTGTGGAGCTCCATCCTTTGCGCTGAACCGTTCTGGTTTGCCGTTTTTTCTGCAGTTTGTGACATCGGCTGA